A genomic segment from Papilio machaon chromosome 20, ilPapMach1.1, whole genome shotgun sequence encodes:
- the LOC106707478 gene encoding tubulin-specific chaperone A, with amino-acid sequence MADPRIRQIKIKTGVVKRIAKEKSLYEKEAEQQKNKVQKLKDEGQDEHDIRKQEEVLQESLMMVPDCQRRLLKAHADLKSILETEQDLKDNEDYITAEQVLKEAESQLPDSA; translated from the exons atggcAGATCCAAGAATTAgacaaatcaaaattaaaactggCGTCGTCAAGCGTATagctaaagaaaaaagtttgtaCGAAAAGGAGGCCGAACAGCAAAAGAATAaggtacaaaaattaaaagacgAAGGCCAAGACGAACACGATATTAGGAAGCAAGAAGAGGTACTTCAGGAATCGCTGATGATGGTTCCTGACTGCCAAAGAAg GTTATTAAAAGCCCATGCAGATTTGAAGTCAATATTAGAGACTGAACAAGACTTGAAAGACAACGAAGATTATATAACTGCAGAGCAAGTGCTCAAAGAGGCTGAGAGCCAACTGCCTGACTCAGCATAA
- the LOC106707360 gene encoding programmed cell death protein 7 — MSNPNFYNDFQSSFTFHGNYPALPPFFSVPPPPNPVYIPLFAPPSDQDFVKTFERYIRKPNIENSKTDSISVVHEKVTNLVCTLDEIKQKEKLLQENVDTLSDGDWDIHMKEIEDKKANIKDILDLINDQYLDNARKLLAKRASKRLRMKRVKLERSREKKERVKQMEETSRKIDENLRKIQDDIEKSKQEAEAKLHADSVLKEVIRKKTDAKKCLVKLDALLRLRRARVNTARGRGETAPEHETVAFENNIEKLKQLWSKKLEIYEKEEIDLRATLKDSSDVKANVIEADEVLGNLKKWRELLFGDCLPQVNFKGDVNKFVSKRCEWDKYVCITGSALPLGWVVPNLQP; from the exons atGTCTAATcctaatttttataatgattttcaAAGTAGTTTTACATTCCACGGCAATTATCCTGCCCTTCCACCTTTCTTCTCTGTCCCACCACCACCCAATCCTGTATACATACCTCTATTTGCCCCACCATCTGACCAGGACTTTGTCAAGACCTTTGAACGGTATATTAGAAAGcctaatattgaaaattccAAAACTGACTCCATATCTGTTGTACATGAAAAAGTAACCAATCTAGTTTGTACTctagatgaaataaaacaaaaagagaaACTTTTACAAGAAAATGTTGATACTTTGTCTGATGGTGACTGGGATATTCATATGAAAGAAATAGAAGATAAGAAagcaaatataaaagatatattagatttaatcaATGATCAATATCTTGATAATGCTAGAAAGCTTCTAGCAAAACGAGCATCAAAGAGATTACGAATGAAGAGAGTGAAATTGGAAAGGAGTCGAGAAAAGAAAGAGAGAGTGAAGCAAATGGAAGAAACATCTAGAAAAATTGATGAGAATTTGAGGAAAATTCAAGATGATATTGAAAAATCTAAACAG gaAGCTGAAGCAAAACTACATGCAGATAGTGTGTTGAAAGAGGTGATCCGTAAGAAAACTGATGCGAAGAAATGTCTTGTGAAACTGGACGCATTGCTGAGACTGCGCCGCGCCCGAGTCAACACGGCTAGGGGCAGGGGAGAGACTGCGCCAGAACATGAGACAGTGGCATTCGAAAATAACATTG aGAAACTTAAGCAACTCTGGTCAAAAAAGTTGGAAATTTATGAGAAGGAAGAGATTGATTTGCGCGCTACATTGAAAGACAGCTCCGATGTCAAGGCAAATGTTATTGAAGCAGATGAGGTGTTGGggaatttgaaaaaatggaGAGAACTCCTTTTTGGTGACTGTCTGCCGCAAGTCAACTTTAAAGgagatgttaataaatttgtttctaaaag gtGCGAGTGGGacaagtatgtatgtattactGGGTCTGCATTACCATTGGGCTGGGTGGTACCCAATCTGCAGCCTTGA